A segment of the Aliidongia dinghuensis genome:
GCGGCGTTGCTGCTCTATCGGCCGCTGTCATCGGCGGTCGAGGCGCCGGCGGGCGCGGCCGCCCCGGCACCGCTCGGCCCGTCGAGACGGATCGTCTATGGCCTGATGGCGCTGTTCTCGATCGACGCGTTCGGCGGCGGCTTCGTCGTGCAGTCGCTCCTTGCGCTGTGGCTGTTCCAGAACTTCGGCATCTCGGTCGCGGCGGCCGCGGCGATCCTGTTCTGGTCGAGCCTGCTCTCGGCCGCGTCGTACCTCGCCGCGGTGCCGATCGCCGAGCGCTTCGGCCTCATCAACACGATGGTGTTCACCCATCTGCCGGCGAACTTCTGCCTGATGCTGGTGCCGTTCGCGCCGAGCCTGCCGGTCGCGATCGGCCTCTTGCTCGTGCGCGCAGCGCTCTCCCAGATGGACGTGCCGACGCGGACCTCCTACGTCATGGCCGTCGTGACGCCGGCCGAACGGCCGGCCGCCGCCAGCATCACGGCCGTGCCGCGCAGCCTTGCCGCAGCACTGAGCCCGCTCGCGTCCGGCTACCTCCTGGCGCTCACCAGCTTCGGCTGGCCGCTCGTCATCGGCGGCGCGCTCAAGGCCGCCTACGACCTCTTGCTGCTGATGCGGTTCCGCGCCGTTCGCCCGCCGGAGGAGGCCCAGCGTCGCCCCTAGTGGTGAACCGGCGCCAACGCCTTGAAAACGTGGCGCATGGGGTGGCATCGCCGGTTCGTTCGTGCTGACATGTCGGGCATAGAGCGATCCATTGCCCCCGAGGGCTCATGTCCGCCGACAAGAATACCAAGATCGAAACGCGCCTCGTCCATGCCGGGCGCGCGCCGCACCAGAATCACGGCGTGGTCAACCCGCCGATCTACCACGCCTCGACCATCCTGCAACCGACGCTCGACGCCTGGGACGCGGTGCGCGATCCCGGCTACGCCGGCTACAGCTATGGCCGGTTCGGCACGCCGACGAGCCGGTCGCTCGAAGGCGCCGTGGCCGAGCTTTACGGCGCCGACGAGGCCGTCGCAGTCTCGTCGGGCCTGGCCGCCATCTCGGTCGGGCTCATGACGCTCACCAAGGCGGGCGACCATATCCTCGTCACCGACAGCGCCTATTACCCGTGCCGCAAGATCTGCAACGGCGTGCTCAAGAAATACGGCGTCGAGACGACCTACTACGACCCGACGATCGGCGCCGGCATTGCAGCGCTCATCCGCCCCGAGACCAGCCTGATCGTCACCGAGTCACCCGGATCGGTCACGTTCGAGGTGCAGGACATTCCGGCGATCGTCGCTGCGGCGCACGCGCGGGGCGTCAAGGTCATGGCCGACAACACCTGGGCGACCGCGCTCTATTTTAACCCGTTCGATCATGGCGCCGATCTCGTGGTCGAGGCGGCGACGAAATATATCGGCGGCCATTCCGACGTGATGATGGGCCTGGTGCTGAGCCGCGGCCCGAATGCGCGCGCCGCGCGATCGACGGCGAACGCGCTCGGCCATTGTTCGGGCGCCGACGATCTCTATCTGGCCCAGCGCGGGCTGCGCACTCTGGCGGTCCGGCTCGCGCGCTGCCAGGAGACCGGCCTCACGCTCGCCCGCTGGCTCAAGGCCCGGCCCGAGGTCGCGCGCGTGCTGCATCCGGCCCTGCCCGGCGATCCGGGCCATGCGATCTGGCAGCGCGACTTCCGCGGCGCCTCGGGCCTGTTCTCCTTCGTGCTCCATCCGGTCGAGCGGCCGGCCCTGGCCCGCTTCCTCGACGGGCTCATGCTCTTCGGCATGGGCGCCAGCTGGGGCGGCTACGAGAGCCTGATCATGCCCAATGATCCGCGCGCGATCCGCACGGCGACCCGCTGGACCGACCCGGGCCCGCTCCTGCGCATCCATGCCGGACTCGAGGATCCGGCCGACCTGATCGCGGACCTCGAGGCCGGCTTCGAGCGGCTGGCGGCGGCCGGCCGCTGACCCTACATAAACCGTTGAACGATCGAGAGCGGCAACGAACCGCGCGGCAAAGATGGAGGGAACCTGATGGCTTCGACATCGAGATGGATCGTGCTGGCGGCGATCGTCGGATTCACCGCCGGCGGCGCCTTCGCCCAGACGACATCGAGCCCGACGCCGCACAAGCATAGCGCCCAACCGCAGGATCAAGTGCAGCTGGGGACGCCCACGTCCGACGACACGACACTACCTGGCACCGGCGCCGCCGACTTGCGCCGAAGCCCGATCGTCGGTGGCAAGAACCTGCAGCCGCGCCCGAACGGGCCGCCCACCCAGCAGGAAAACCAGCAGATCAACCAGTTGCTGCAGCAGACGCCGCCGGACTCGAAGGCGAACGGCCCGATCGTCCAGCCCCGCGACCTGTTCGGCAACCCGCTCGGCGGCAGCCCGACGATCGACCAGAAGAAGCCGTAGACCTTCGGCCGTCGCCTTCCCTGGGCCGTGGGTGTTGGGACGTCCCATCCCCCGAAAGATGGCGCCGCGCCCTTGATCCGACGGGCTGCGGCGCCACCTACCGTTCGGCAATTCGCCCGAAAGGACTGATGTTGGACGCCTCTTCGCCCGCCGTGCCGCGTCGTCGCGGCAGCCTGGCCACGCTCGGCACGCTCGCCCCCTATCTCTGGCCGCCGGGCGAATGGGGCCTCCGCTTCCGCGTGATCCTCGCGGTCTGCTGCCTCGTCGTCGCCAAGATCGCGAACGTCTTTGTCCCGATCCTCTACAAGCGCGCCGTTGACGCGCTGGGTGGCGGTGGCAACGCCACGACGGCGGCGCTCGTCGCGGTGCCGCTCAGCCTGATCCTGGCCTACGGCTCGGCGCGCGTGCTGTCGCTCATCTTCTCGGAGCTGCGCGATGCGGTCTTCGCCCGGGTCGCCCAGCGTGCGATCCGGACCTTGGGTCTCGAGGTGTTCCGCCATCTCCACGCGCTGTCGCTGCGCTTCCACCTGGCGCGGCAGACCGGCGGCCTCACCCGCTCGATCGAGCGCGGCACCAAGGGCATCGAGACGCTGCTGCAGTACATGCTGTTCAACATCCTGCCGACCCTGTTCGAGATCGGCCTGGTGTGCGTCATCCTGTGGCGGCTGTTCGACTGGCGCTTCGCGCTCGCCACTTTCGTCACCGTCTCCCTCTACATGGCCTACACCCTCGTCATCACCGAGTGGCGCACCAAGTACCGGCGCCAGATGAACGAGGTCGATTCCGAGGCGAACACCAAGGCGATCGACAGCCTGTTGAACTACGAGACGGTCAAGTATTTCGGCAACGAGGAGCACGAGGCAGCCCGGTTCGACGGCGCCTTGAAGCGCTACGAGCGCGCCGCGGTCAAGAGCCAGGTCTCGCTCTCGATCCTCAACATCGGCCAGGCGGCGATCATCTCGGTGGGTCTGACGGTGGTCATGTACCTGGCCGGCGCCGGCATCGTCGCGCACCGCATGACCTTGGGCGACTTCGTGCTGGTCAACACCTATCTGGTGCAGCTCTATCAGCCCTTGAACTTCTTCGGCTTCATCTATCGCGAGATCAAGCAGGCCTTGATCGACATGGAGCGCATGTTCGAGCTCATGTCGGTCGAGCGCGAGATCGCCGACCGGCCGGGCGCCGAGCCGCTCGCGATCGCAGGCGCCACACTCGAGTTCCGCAACGTGCGGTTCGGCTACGACCCGCGGCGCGAGATCCTGAAGGGCGTCAGCTTCGTGGTGCCCGCAGGCCACACGGTCGCGGTGGTCGGCTCGTCCGGCGCCGGCAAATCGACCTTGAGCCGCCTGCTCTTCCGCTTCTACGACATCGATGAGGGGCAGATCCTGATCGACGGTCAGGACATCCGCGACGTGACCCAGAAGAGCCTGCGCGCGGCCTTGGGCATCGTTCCGCAGGATACGGTGCTGTTCAACGACACGATCACCTACAACATCGCCTATGGCCACCCCGGCGCCGGCACCGCCGAGATCGAGCAGGCGGCGCGCATGGCGCATATCCACGACTTCATCCTGGCCATGCCCGACCAGTACAAGACCATCGTCGGCGAGCGCGGGCTCAAGCTGTCGGGCGGCGAGAAGCAGCGCGTCGCGATCGCGCGCACCATCCTCAAGGACCCGGCCATCCTGCTGTTCGACGAGGCGACGAGCGCGCTCGACACCAATACCGAGCGCGAGATCCAGGCCAACCTGCGGGAGGTGAGCCGCGGGCGCACCACGCTCGTCATCGCCCATCGGCTCTCGACCATCATCGATGCCGACGAGATCATCGTGCTCGAGGCGGGCCGCATCGCCGAGCGCGGCCGACACCACGAGCTGATCGCGGCCCAAGGCCGCTATGCCGAGATGTGGCGCAAGCAGCAGGAGGCGGCCGAGGCCGGTCAGCCGATCGAAGTGCCGCCGCCGTTCTTTCAGCCGGCGTGAAAATTCTCGCGTTAAAATAGTACCATGAGATAATATGCAGCCTGAAATTGGAGGCGCGACAGCTCATGGCCAGCGAACAACGCTATCTGATCCTCCCGAAGCAAGGCTTCTACGCTCCCCAGGTCGGCACGGTAATCGTCGAACCAAACGCCGGCGGCACGATCCAACGATTGTCGCGAACTCACGTCGTCGACGAAGGTAGGCCCCTGGAGATCAAGGTCGTCGATCGGATAGGGAAAAACGGCCCCGCGGTCGCGGCGCTCGATCCCCAGGATCTGACATGGCTGAGACGGGAGGCGCGCGATATTCGCGTATTGCCGAATCGCAAATATCACCGAGCAATAAGGCCTTTGGCGCGCGCCAGCTATCGTGCCCTGTCGCTCAGAAGCGGTTCGGCCATTCAAACCCGGATTTTCGTCAAGGAGCGCGGAACCGGCAGGCCGCTGCAGGACGTCACAGTGATCGCGATCGTCGATCGTGCGACGAACGCAGGCGTACGGCGGCGAACGGGAGCCACCGGTCAAGCGACGATCACCTTGCCAGGCTCCACGGTGATCGAGCAGCTGTTCATATACCCACCCGCCGGCTTTTGGGGATTCCATGCCCAAAACCACGATTTGAAGCCGGGAGAAGTTTTCGAGCTCGATCCCCTTGAGATCGACTATCGCGATTTTCTCAAACGTTCCTTTCCAATGCCCGCACCGGAGAACGGGGGCGGGGTCAAAGTCGGCGTCATTGATACCGGAATAGATCTCGACCATCCCGACATTGTCGTCTCGGGAGGCTGCAACTTCGTCCTTGGCGAGGATATGAATGACTTCGGGCCAGCGGATGGGCACGGCACTCATGTCGCGGGCATCATCGCGGGCAAGCGCACGGGCCTGGCGCCGAAAGCGGAAATATATAGCTACCGCGTCTTTCCCTACGGCGGCGGCCCGGCCGATACAGTGGCGATTTCCAAAGCGATCGATCGGGCGATTGCCGATGGTTGCGATTTCATCAATCTCAGCTTGGGCGGCGGGGTTAAGGACGATGCCCTCAACGAAGCGATCGGCGCTGCCTTCGAGCAAGGCTGCGTGTGCATTGCCGCCGCGGGCAATTCCGGACGCTCCCCAGTCGGGTATCCGGCCTGGATCAAACGTTCATTGGCCGTATCGGCGATCGGTCACTGCGATACCTTTCCGAAAGATTCCGTCGAAGCTGGCGATATTGCGGATCCCCGATCGGCGAATGATCCGGGCATCTTTGTTGCGGGCTTTTCGAACGTCGGTCGCGAACTCGATTTTACCGCCCCTGGCGTCGGCATCATTTCTACCTGGATCGACAAGGGATATGCCGTCGAAAGTGGAACCTCGATGGCCTGTCCGGCGGTTACCGGAGCGGGTGCGGCGCTCCTGTCGCGCGATCCCGGTCTGCTAAAGGCCGTGCGCAATTCCCGCCGCGCGCTCGGCATCAAGGAACTCCTCGAACGCTCCGCCCAATCGATGGGGCTGCCCCAGTCCTTTGAGGGGTTGGGTCAGCCCACGATTTGACATAGGATTGGGCTATGCGACGTTACCTATTGCGATATCGCGGCACCGGCCCAAGACCATCGGACGTTCCGGGATTGATCGGGCCGGATGATGGCTTGAGGCTTCTGGAAGCCCTCGGCGACGGATACGTTGTCGAGGGAGAGAAGGCTGCTGTGGACGCATTCCTCGGGCGCCTCAGCGGCTGGTTTAGCGCGCCGGTGAAGCAGTACGGGCGCCCCAAGATCGGCGCCGCGCGCCATGGGCGGATACACCGGCTCGCCGTCTAGGTCCTACGAACCCCTCTGGAAACCTCGCGTCGCGTTTGCACGGCAGTGTCTGACGGCATGCCGCAGAACCTCGAAGCCAGCCGATCGAAGTGCCGCCGCCGTTCTTCCAGCCGGCGTGAGAGCCCGGCCGGACCCCGGGGTCCGGCCGGAGCAGATCAGGCCGCCGTCTGCGCGGCGGACAAGCCGACTTTGAGGGCGTTCAGGCCTTGCAACGCCTGGCGCTGCGCAGCTTCCGCCAGCGCTTCCTGCTGGGCGGCCTGCGCGAAGGCGAGCATCTCACCGGCGAAAGCGATCTGCTCGAGCCACCAGGGCGGCGGCGGTGGCGGCCGATGCAGCAGGATCCAGATCAGCTCCGACAGCGGGACCGAGCCGCAGGTGTCGTCGAACAGCATCTCGGCACCGGACGAGAAGGCTTCGGCCATCGGGCCCGTCACGGCGGCGCCGATCTGGTGCAGCCGGATGGCTGCCATAGAGGCCGACCTCGATCTCGGCAATCCGCCAGGGGCTGGGCTCCGGGTCGGCGCTGTAGCGGTTCTCGGAAAATTCGGTCGCGACATGAGGCCGCGGTGGCCAGGGACGCCCAGGCGGGCGCGTGCCGCACCATGGCCCCTCATCGGCAATACTGAGTAGGGTCTTGAAGCTCATGACTTCCCCCCAGAGGAGATCGCCGAAAATTAGACAATCTCCCAAGAAGATAACTTTATTCTGGCGATACACTTGCGAGATTACGCACAGATGATTTTATTCAACCAAAAGGATGAGATTACATTTCGATCAATAACTTAGAGCCTAATCAGACCGAGATATCGACTATCCCGACACCACGGCGACTAGGGGCAGAACACCATTCCGCCCCATATTTGAGATCATTGTCCGTTTCAGGGCGTTTGCTTCGGTCGGCGCGGCGCGCTCACAGGCCGTCGCGCCGTCCCTTGTGGATGGGGATAGGGGATAAGGATAGGGATGACGCCGTCTCAGCAATCTGGCGATCGGGCTCTTGGACGCGGTATCGGGGCCGCCGTCCTGGTGCTCGCGACCCTGACAGCCATCGCGGTGGTCCCGAGCCGTGCCGACGACCTGGAAGCGGCGACGGCAGCCAGGATGGGCGACTACGCGACCGCAGTCTCCCGCTGGCGGACCTTTGCCCAGCAGGGTGATGCGGATTCGGCCTATCAGCTGGGCCATGCCTATGAGACCGGCCGCGGCGTGCCGCAAGACATGCATCAGGCCGAACAGTGGTACCGCACCGCCGCGGCGGCAGGCTCCGGGGCCGCTGCCTACGCGCTGGGCGTCATGGCCGAGGAGACCGAGGCGCCCAACGGCCTGCCGCAGAACACGGATGCCGCGATCGCCTGGTACTACAAGGCTGAGGCGGCCGGCGATCCACGGGCGGCCGAGCGGCTGGCGGCGCTCGGTGCCGGCGCGATGCCAGAACGGGAACCTGCGGAACGGGAACCGGCGCAGCGCGCGCCGAAAGCCGCCCCGGCGCCGGCTCCAGTGCCCGTTGCCACTCGCCAACCGCCAAGGCCGGAGCCACCGCGACCCGAGGCCCGGCCAGAAGCGCTGCCGCCCGATCCGGCGGCGACCTTCGAGCGGGCAGTCGCGACCTGGCGTGCGCACGGCATCGACGCCAAGGACCCGTCGGTGCTCGAGGCGCTCCAAACCGCGGCGAAACAGGGCTACCCGCTCGCCCAGTACGATCTCGCCTATGCCTATCAGCACGGGCTGGGCGTGTCGGCGGAACCGGCGCGGGCCTATGCCTGGTACCGGCGCGCTGAGAGCTCGAACGGCCCCGCCCGCCTGCGCGAGGCGGCCGCGGCCAACCGCCGCTCGCTCGACAACCGCCTGTCGGATGCGGAGAAGCAGGCGGCGAGCCAGATCGACGAGCCGCAGGCGCGCTGATGCGCCGTTAATTTCGGGAAAGCGGAGCTAATTTCTGGAAGGAGGACCGGGCAGCGCCACCAGCTCCCCGGCCTCGAGCCGCTTGTCCGATGAGAGACCCGGGTTCGCCGCCAGCAACGCTTCAAACGACGGCCGATCGCGCGACGATCGGTAGACGGTCCGATAGATCGAGCGCAGCGTGTCGCCGCGCCGCGCCGGAATGAACAGCACGTCGGCCGATGCGTTCGGCGGCGCGGCCGGCGGGGTCAGTGGCGGCACGGTCGCCGTTTGCGGCGGCACCGCCGGCGCGGTCGGCGTGAGCGTGGTCGGCGGCGGGGCGGTCGGCGACGGGGTTGTCGGTCGCGCCGGTGCTGGCTGCGTGGCCGTCGGTTGCGGCGTTGTCGGCGGCGGGACAGACGGCGCGGCGTTGGGGGTGCCGGTCGTGGTTTCGACAAGCGGCCGCACCGGCGTCTCGTTCGAGATGTTCCAGAGCCAGTAGCCGAGGCCGACCGCTGCCGCCAGCAGGCAGACCGGCACCACCGCACGCGAAATCCGCCGACCGGCCGCCGGCATGAACCGGTCGGGCTCCCCGTCCTCGACGCTGATCGGCGTTCGCACGCGGACCGGCGTCGGCGCCGGCGGCTTGGCGTCGCCGCGGATCGCCGTCTCGGCCGTGGCATAGTCGACCGGCATGCGCCGCTCGGCGAAGCCCGCGCGCAGCACCCGATCGCCGAGCGCCAGCAGCTTGCGCGGAATGCCGCCCGCGGCGATGACGATCGTCTCGATCGCCTCCGGTGTCAGCACCGCCTCCGGCTTCTCTGCCCCGGCTCTTCTCAGCCGCTCCTCGAGCAGGGTCCGCGCCTCGGCTGGCGTAAACGGCGGCAGGCGCACCCGCGCGCTCGCCCGCTTGTCGAGCGCCGCCGCCGCCGGCCGCGAGAACAGGTCGACGAAGGGCGGCGACACGGCAAGCACGATCGACAACGGCGCGTCGTCGGCGTCGCCAAGCTCGGCGAGCGAGCCCAGGGCGCGCAGCGCCTCGTTGGTCAGTTTCTGCGCATCGTCGAGCACGATGACCGTCGCCTGGCCCGCCGAGGCACGGCCAGCAAGCAGGTCTGCCATTTCCTCGAGACGCGGCGGCGGCGCGAACGGCCCGACCAGCCCCTCGCCCAAGGCTTCGAGCAAGGTCCCGCGGTCGAAATCGCGCCGGGCGATCTGCAGCACGCGCACCCGGTCGGTGTCGGCATTGCGCTCATAGGCCCTGAGCAGCTCCGACTTGCCACTGCCGACCCAGCCTTCGAGCGTGATGACGCCGACGCGGCGGCGGACCAGATTGGCAATCGCATCGAGTGCGGCCCGCTGGCTCGCGGTCTCGACCAGGAAAGACCTATCCGCCGCGAGATCGAACGGGGTCTGACGCAGGCCGAAAAAGGTTTGATACATAGTTCGCGCACGCCGTGGAGTGGGATTCGGGGTGCAGGCATAGCCCGCCACGGGTTGTGAACGCTTGCAGTGCGCGACCGTCCCCCTATACCGCTGCGTCATTTTCGCGACACGGGGAATGGCGCCGGTCTTCTTGTCGTCAGGCAGACATGAAATCGTTGGTTGAGGATGGGGCGGCGGAGCGCCCCCTAGCCGAGGCTCTTGCCCTTCCGGTACTGGTAGAGCGCTGCCGTGAACACGCCGATCGACACGACGGTGATGATGACGGTCGCGAGCGCGTTGATCTCCGGGCTCAGGCCGAGGCGCACCTTGGAGAAGATCACGAGCGGCAGCGTGGTCGAGCCGGGGCCGGAAACGAAGGCCGTGATGACCAAGTCGTCGAGGCTGAGCGAGAAGGCGAGCAGCCAGCCCGCGACCAGCGCCGGCGTCATGAGCGGCAGTGTAATGAGGAAGAACACCTGGACCGGGCGGGCGCCCAGGTCCATCGCCGCCTCCTCGACCGAGACGTCCATGCCGGAGAGCCGGCTCTGCACGATGACCGCGACGAAGCTCATGCAAAACGTGATGTGCGCGATGACGATGGTCAGCACGCCGCGGCCGGCCGGCCAGCCGATCGCCTGCTCCAGGCCCACGAACATCAGCAGCATGGAGATGCCGGTGATGATCTCGGGCATGACGAGCGGTGCGGAGACCATGCCGGCGAACAGCGTCCGGCCGCGAAAACTCGTGAAGCGCGAGAGCACGTAGCCCGCGAGCGTGCCGACCACGAGCGCGCCCGTGGCGCTCGCGACCGCAACCCGGAGCGACAGCCAGGCAGCGTCCAGGATCTGTTCGTTATGCGCGAGCTCGCCGTACCATTTGACCGAGAAGCCGGACCAGACGGTGACGAGCTTCGATTCGTTGAACGAGTAGACGACGAGCGTCGCGATCGGCCCATAGAGGAAGATGAGCCCGCAAATGAGTGCTGTCGGCAGGAACCAGCGACCGCGCACGAAACCGTCGATGACGCCGCTGCTGGTCATTGCCCCGTTGCTCATCGTTGGGCCTCCGCTCGGCCCTGTGCCCGCTGCAGCAGCATGAGCGGCACGACCAGCAGCGCCACCATGACGACCGTCACGGCCGACGCCATCGGCCAGTCGCGGTTGGCGAAGAACTCGCTCCAGAGCTGGGTCGAGATGGTGAGCGTGTCGGCGCCGCCGAGCAGTGTCGGGATGATGAATTCGCCGACCGCCGGGATGAAGACCAGCAGCGAGCCCGCGACGATGCCCGGCAGCGACAGCGGCAGGGTCACGGCCCAGAAGGCGCGAAGCGGCCGGGCGCCCAGGTCCATGGCCGCCTCCAGGAGCGACACGTCGAGCTTCTCCAGGGTCGCGTAGAGCGGCAGCACCATGAACGGCAGATAGGCATAGACCATGCCGATGTAGACGGCGGTCTGGGTGTTGAGGATCGTGATCGGCTGGTCGATGACGCCGAGCCAGATCAGGAAATTGTTGAAGAGCCCGTTGTCCTTGAGGATGCCGATCCAGGCGTAGATGCGGATCAGGAACGACGTCCAGAACGGCAGCACGATCATCATCAGCAGCACCGGCCGCAGGTGCTGGCGCGCCCGTGCGATGGCGTAGGCCATCGGATAGCCGATCAGGAGGCAGCAGACCGTGGTAACCGCGGCATTCCGGAGCGAGCTCAGGTACGAGAGCAGATAGATCGGGTCGTCGCTGACGAGCCGGAGGAAATTGTCGAGGTGCAGCGTGATCTGCAGCGCGCTGCTGTCGTCGTCGAACGAGAACAGCGGCGTATAGGGCGGAATGGTCGTGTCGCTGTCGGCGAAGCTGATCTTCAAGACCAGCAGGAACGGCACGAGGAAGAACAGCCCCAGCCAGAGATAGGGTGCCGAGATGACGAGGCCGCGCCTCGGCAGCCGGGCGCGGAGTGCCGCCCAGAGGCCGCTCTTTGGACGCCCGCCCACCGAATGCCCACTCGCCAGACGCCCGCCCTCGCGAAGCCCGTTCATGGGGAGCTCGCTCACGGCTCGACCAGGATCGAGGCCTGGGCCGTCCAGCCGACGATGACCTCCTCGTCGCGCCCGAACGGCTGGTCCCTCCAGCGGCCGAGGTTGGGCGCGGTCGCCGTGACCACTTTGCCGCTCTCGAGCGTCACGTGATAGACGCAGGAATCGCCGAGATAAGCCACGTCGCGCACCCGGCCTGCGAGCCCGTTCGGCAGGTCGAGCCCGTCCGCGGCCTTGGCGAGCCGGAGCTTCTCGGGCCTGACCGCGACGCAGAGGGCGGCGCCCGGCAAATGGCCCGCCGCATGGCTCACGACCAGGTCGGCGCCGGCCTCGGCGCTTTCGATCACGGCATGGTCGGCGAAGCTCTCCCTCAAGCGCCCCTCGAACAGGTTGACCGAGCCGATGAAGTCCGCGACGAAGCGGCTCTGTGGGTATTCGTAGATCTCGCTCGGCGTGCCGACCTGGACGATCTTGCCGTGGTTCATGACGGCGATCCGCGTCGACATGGTCATCGCCTCCTCCTGGTCGTGGGTGACCATGACGAAGGTGATGCCGACCTGCTCCTGAATCAGCCGCAGCTCATACTGCGTCGCCTCGCGCAGCTTCTTGTCGAGCGCCGACAAGGGCTCGTCCAGGAGCAGCACCTTGGGCCGCTTGATGATCGAACGCGCGAGCGCCACGCGCTGGCGCTGGCCGCCAGACAATTGGCCGGGCTTGCGGCGCGCGAGTGCCCCCAGTTGCACGAGCTCCAGCGCCTCACCGACGCGCCGCTTGATCTCGCCCTTCTCGACACCGTCGCGCCGCAGTCCGAAGGCAACGTTGTCCTCGACCGTCATGTGCGGGAAGAGGGCATAGGACTGGAACATCATGTTGACCGGCCGCTCGTAGGGCGGCACGCGGCTCACGTCCTGGCCGTCGATGACGATCGAGCCGGCATCGGGGGTCACGAAGCCCGCGAGCATGCGCAGAAGCGTGGTCTTGCCGCACCCGGACCCGCCCAGGAGCGAGAACAGCTCGCCGCGATGGATGCCGAGGCTCACTTCGTCGACGGCGCGGGTCTCGCCGAAGACCTTCACGAGCTGATCGATCTTGATATG
Coding sequences within it:
- a CDS encoding MFS transporter, whose protein sequence is MTALRTIVAGEEWWRPIPRGLPRDAFWILAGRAIRSFADGFTALLLPVYLLELGFDAFAIGTIVTCTLVGSALLTLSAGLIAHRHSRRRMLLAACLLMAATGAGFTLVRDYWPILVVAFVGTLNPTAGDVSLFLPLEHAALSQTIEPRRRTALFARYSLIGTLAGALGTLAAPLPDLIAAGSGLPRLTALQLMFALYGLIGIAALLLYRPLSSAVEAPAGAAAPAPLGPSRRIVYGLMALFSIDAFGGGFVVQSLLALWLFQNFGISVAAAAAILFWSSLLSAASYLAAVPIAERFGLINTMVFTHLPANFCLMLVPFAPSLPVAIGLLLVRAALSQMDVPTRTSYVMAVVTPAERPAAASITAVPRSLAAALSPLASGYLLALTSFGWPLVIGGALKAAYDLLLLMRFRAVRPPEEAQRRP
- the metC gene encoding cystathionine beta-lyase, yielding MSADKNTKIETRLVHAGRAPHQNHGVVNPPIYHASTILQPTLDAWDAVRDPGYAGYSYGRFGTPTSRSLEGAVAELYGADEAVAVSSGLAAISVGLMTLTKAGDHILVTDSAYYPCRKICNGVLKKYGVETTYYDPTIGAGIAALIRPETSLIVTESPGSVTFEVQDIPAIVAAAHARGVKVMADNTWATALYFNPFDHGADLVVEAATKYIGGHSDVMMGLVLSRGPNARAARSTANALGHCSGADDLYLAQRGLRTLAVRLARCQETGLTLARWLKARPEVARVLHPALPGDPGHAIWQRDFRGASGLFSFVLHPVERPALARFLDGLMLFGMGASWGGYESLIMPNDPRAIRTATRWTDPGPLLRIHAGLEDPADLIADLEAGFERLAAAGR
- a CDS encoding ABCB family ABC transporter ATP-binding protein/permease; this encodes MLDASSPAVPRRRGSLATLGTLAPYLWPPGEWGLRFRVILAVCCLVVAKIANVFVPILYKRAVDALGGGGNATTAALVAVPLSLILAYGSARVLSLIFSELRDAVFARVAQRAIRTLGLEVFRHLHALSLRFHLARQTGGLTRSIERGTKGIETLLQYMLFNILPTLFEIGLVCVILWRLFDWRFALATFVTVSLYMAYTLVITEWRTKYRRQMNEVDSEANTKAIDSLLNYETVKYFGNEEHEAARFDGALKRYERAAVKSQVSLSILNIGQAAIISVGLTVVMYLAGAGIVAHRMTLGDFVLVNTYLVQLYQPLNFFGFIYREIKQALIDMERMFELMSVEREIADRPGAEPLAIAGATLEFRNVRFGYDPRREILKGVSFVVPAGHTVAVVGSSGAGKSTLSRLLFRFYDIDEGQILIDGQDIRDVTQKSLRAALGIVPQDTVLFNDTITYNIAYGHPGAGTAEIEQAARMAHIHDFILAMPDQYKTIVGERGLKLSGGEKQRVAIARTILKDPAILLFDEATSALDTNTEREIQANLREVSRGRTTLVIAHRLSTIIDADEIIVLEAGRIAERGRHHELIAAQGRYAEMWRKQQEAAEAGQPIEVPPPFFQPA
- a CDS encoding S8 family serine peptidase, which produces MASEQRYLILPKQGFYAPQVGTVIVEPNAGGTIQRLSRTHVVDEGRPLEIKVVDRIGKNGPAVAALDPQDLTWLRREARDIRVLPNRKYHRAIRPLARASYRALSLRSGSAIQTRIFVKERGTGRPLQDVTVIAIVDRATNAGVRRRTGATGQATITLPGSTVIEQLFIYPPAGFWGFHAQNHDLKPGEVFELDPLEIDYRDFLKRSFPMPAPENGGGVKVGVIDTGIDLDHPDIVVSGGCNFVLGEDMNDFGPADGHGTHVAGIIAGKRTGLAPKAEIYSYRVFPYGGGPADTVAISKAIDRAIADGCDFINLSLGGGVKDDALNEAIGAAFEQGCVCIAAAGNSGRSPVGYPAWIKRSLAVSAIGHCDTFPKDSVEAGDIADPRSANDPGIFVAGFSNVGRELDFTAPGVGIISTWIDKGYAVESGTSMACPAVTGAGAALLSRDPGLLKAVRNSRRALGIKELLERSAQSMGLPQSFEGLGQPTI
- a CDS encoding tetratricopeptide repeat protein — its product is MTPSQQSGDRALGRGIGAAVLVLATLTAIAVVPSRADDLEAATAARMGDYATAVSRWRTFAQQGDADSAYQLGHAYETGRGVPQDMHQAEQWYRTAAAAGSGAAAYALGVMAEETEAPNGLPQNTDAAIAWYYKAEAAGDPRAAERLAALGAGAMPEREPAEREPAQRAPKAAPAPAPVPVATRQPPRPEPPRPEARPEALPPDPAATFERAVATWRAHGIDAKDPSVLEALQTAAKQGYPLAQYDLAYAYQHGLGVSAEPARAYAWYRRAESSNGPARLREAAAANRRSLDNRLSDAEKQAASQIDEPQAR
- a CDS encoding AAA family ATPase, giving the protein MYQTFFGLRQTPFDLAADRSFLVETASQRAALDAIANLVRRRVGVITLEGWVGSGKSELLRAYERNADTDRVRVLQIARRDFDRGTLLEALGEGLVGPFAPPPRLEEMADLLAGRASAGQATVIVLDDAQKLTNEALRALGSLAELGDADDAPLSIVLAVSPPFVDLFSRPAAAALDKRASARVRLPPFTPAEARTLLEERLRRAGAEKPEAVLTPEAIETIVIAAGGIPRKLLALGDRVLRAGFAERRMPVDYATAETAIRGDAKPPAPTPVRVRTPISVEDGEPDRFMPAAGRRISRAVVPVCLLAAAVGLGYWLWNISNETPVRPLVETTTGTPNAAPSVPPPTTPQPTATQPAPARPTTPSPTAPPPTTLTPTAPAVPPQTATVPPLTPPAAPPNASADVLFIPARRGDTLRSIYRTVYRSSRDRPSFEALLAANPGLSSDKRLEAGELVALPGPPSRN
- a CDS encoding ABC transporter permease subunit, encoding MSNGAMTSSGVIDGFVRGRWFLPTALICGLIFLYGPIATLVVYSFNESKLVTVWSGFSVKWYGELAHNEQILDAAWLSLRVAVASATGALVVGTLAGYVLSRFTSFRGRTLFAGMVSAPLVMPEIITGISMLLMFVGLEQAIGWPAGRGVLTIVIAHITFCMSFVAVIVQSRLSGMDVSVEEAAMDLGARPVQVFFLITLPLMTPALVAGWLLAFSLSLDDLVITAFVSGPGSTTLPLVIFSKVRLGLSPEINALATVIITVVSIGVFTAALYQYRKGKSLG